The proteins below come from a single Alphaproteobacteria bacterium genomic window:
- the meaB gene encoding methylmalonyl Co-A mutase-associated GTPase MeaB yields MAKQAQPDLAAGVLAGDRRALARAITLVESSRPDHRARAETLLEAVLPAEGEAVRLGISGAPGVGKSTFIEALGTSLTKAGRQVAVLAVDPSSLRSGGSILGDKTRMEELARDPRAFIRPSPSGGTLGGVARRSREVVLLCEAAGHDVVIVETVGVGQSEIAVAAMVDSFVLLLAPGGGDELQGIKRGIMEIADLVVVNKADGDLERAAHAMAAQYQGALGLLRPTMANWQPEVLTCSAAQRQGIDEVWQAVVRHRQAIGDSAALAARRAEQARAGLASELQEGLVAALRADPETAALVAELEARVNAGELSPGAAAQQIIAAFLAR; encoded by the coding sequence ATGGCAAAGCAAGCGCAGCCGGACCTGGCCGCTGGCGTGCTGGCGGGCGACCGCCGAGCCCTGGCGCGGGCCATCACGCTGGTCGAATCCTCCCGCCCCGATCACCGTGCCCGAGCCGAGACCCTGCTCGAGGCAGTGCTGCCGGCCGAGGGCGAGGCGGTTCGGCTGGGCATCAGCGGCGCCCCCGGGGTCGGCAAATCGACTTTCATCGAGGCCCTGGGCACCAGCCTGACCAAAGCCGGGCGGCAGGTGGCGGTGCTGGCCGTCGATCCCTCGTCGCTGCGTTCGGGCGGCTCGATCCTCGGCGACAAGACCCGCATGGAGGAGCTGGCGCGCGATCCCCGGGCCTTCATCCGGCCCTCGCCCTCGGGCGGAACGCTGGGCGGCGTGGCGCGCCGCAGCCGCGAGGTCGTTCTGCTCTGCGAGGCCGCCGGCCATGACGTGGTGATCGTCGAAACCGTTGGTGTCGGCCAGTCGGAGATCGCCGTGGCCGCCATGGTCGACAGCTTCGTGTTGCTGCTGGCGCCCGGCGGCGGCGACGAATTGCAGGGCATCAAGCGCGGCATCATGGAGATCGCCGATCTCGTGGTGGTCAACAAGGCCGACGGCGACCTCGAGCGGGCGGCCCATGCCATGGCGGCGCAATACCAGGGAGCGCTGGGCCTCTTGCGCCCCACCATGGCCAACTGGCAGCCCGAGGTGCTGACCTGTTCGGCCGCCCAGCGCCAGGGCATAGACGAGGTCTGGCAGGCCGTTGTCCGCCACCGCCAGGCCATCGGCGACAGCGCGGCCCTGGCGGCGCGGCGGGCCGAACAGGCACGCGCCGGGCTGGCGAGCGAGCTGCAGGAGGGGCTGGTGGCGGCGCTACGGGCCGATCCCGAAACCGCTGCCCTGGTGGCCGAACTGGAGGCTCGCGTCAACGCCGGAGAACTCTCGCCCGGCGCCGCCGCACAGCAAATCATTGCCGCCTTTCTGGCGCGCTGA
- a CDS encoding proline racemase family protein, with protein MTEMPHETSAIETVEMHTGGEPVRIVTAGFPAIQGDTILAKRRYVRENLDHLRRLLLFEPRGHYDMYGVIPVEPDLGEADLAVLFMHNEGYSTMCGHAVMALGRWAVDSGLVAAREPETEVAIQCPCGLVRTRVAVDQGQSGAVHFISVPSFAFALDKPVGTETYGPVVVDIAYGGAFYALAPADTFGLDVRRSRVRDLVDAADQVTAAVKAQVPLSHPDDDDLAFLYGTILTDGNDRGDGPSANVCVFAASQVDRSPTGSGVSARVAVQQARRLIEVGEERHFESITGALFSGRLSEATRAGPHAAAIVEVGGQAHYSGSARFTVEADDPLSQGFVLR; from the coding sequence ATGACCGAGATGCCCCACGAGACCAGCGCCATCGAGACCGTCGAGATGCACACCGGCGGCGAGCCCGTGCGCATCGTCACGGCCGGCTTTCCCGCCATCCAAGGCGACACCATCCTGGCCAAGCGGCGTTATGTGCGCGAGAACCTCGATCACCTGCGGCGCCTGCTGCTGTTCGAGCCGCGCGGGCATTACGACATGTATGGCGTCATCCCGGTCGAGCCCGACCTCGGGGAAGCCGACTTGGCTGTCCTCTTCATGCACAACGAAGGCTACAGCACGATGTGCGGCCACGCCGTCATGGCGCTGGGGCGCTGGGCCGTGGACAGCGGCCTGGTGGCGGCGCGCGAGCCCGAGACCGAGGTCGCCATCCAGTGCCCCTGCGGCCTGGTGCGGACCAGGGTGGCGGTGGACCAGGGCCAGAGCGGCGCCGTGCACTTCATCAGCGTGCCCTCGTTCGCCTTTGCCCTCGACAAGCCGGTGGGCACCGAGACCTATGGCCCGGTGGTCGTCGATATAGCCTACGGCGGCGCCTTCTACGCCCTGGCCCCGGCCGATACCTTCGGCCTCGACGTGCGCAGGTCGCGGGTCCGCGACCTGGTCGATGCCGCCGATCAGGTGACGGCGGCGGTCAAGGCACAGGTGCCGCTAAGCCACCCCGACGACGACGATCTGGCTTTTCTCTACGGCACCATCCTGACCGACGGCAACGATCGGGGCGACGGCCCCAGTGCCAACGTCTGCGTCTTTGCCGCGAGCCAGGTCGATCGCAGCCCTACCGGCTCCGGGGTCTCGGCCCGGGTGGCCGTGCAGCAGGCGCGACGGCTGATCGAGGTGGGGGAAGAACGCCACTTCGAGAGCATCACCGGAGCGCTCTTTTCGGGCCGTCTGAGCGAAGCCACGCGGGCCGGACCTCATGCCGCCGCCATCGTCGAGGTCGGCGGCCAGGCCCACTATTCAGGCAGCGCCCGCTTCACGGTCGAAGCCGACGACCCTTTGAGCCAAGGGTTCGTGTTGCGGTAG